Proteins encoded by one window of Heterodontus francisci isolate sHetFra1 chromosome 12, sHetFra1.hap1, whole genome shotgun sequence:
- the atox1 gene encoding copper transport protein ATOX1, with the protein MREMPVHALRLQPASCRKLVVVEEPEPGSGGESGVAMSKHEFFVDMTCEGCSNAVTRVLNKLEDVQFDIDLPNKKVFIESKQSVEVLTEHLKRTGKAVQYVGEK; encoded by the exons ATGCGAGAGATGCCCGTGCATGCGCTGAGATTGCAGCCGGCGAGttgcagaaagcttgttgttgtcGAGGAGCCTGAGCCTGGGAGCGGCGGAGAGTCCGGAGTCGCGATGTCG AAACACGAGTTCTTCGTTGATATGACATGTGAAGGCTGTTCTAATGCTGTGACTCGAGTGCTGAATAAGCTGGAAG ATGTGCAGTTTGATATTGATCTTCCCAACAAAAAAGTTTTCATTGAATCGAAGCAGAGTGTGGAGGTGCTGACAGAACACCTGAAAAGGACGGGAAAGGCTGTACAGTATGTTGGAGAAAAGTAG